One Silene latifolia isolate original U9 population chromosome 4, ASM4854445v1, whole genome shotgun sequence DNA segment encodes these proteins:
- the LOC141651713 gene encoding uncharacterized protein LOC141651713, producing MNFFTNKKRARAAVIEQEFSTLTLEAMPSLEAYCQRLKEIAVQLKDVDAAVTGQRLVLQLVCGLPSGYDATTAYINQTLPNLATACSMLEFEEHRQARREELSMALVALSSPITDASGWVDQKPSSFNLPRAKC from the coding sequence ATGAACTTCTTCACGAATAAAAAGCGTGCTCGCGCTGCTGTAATCGAACAAGAGTTCTCGACTCTCACGCTCGAGGCCATGCCATCCCTTGAAGCCTACTGCCAACGTCTCAAGGAAATTGCAGTTCAATTAAAAGATGTCGATGCCGCTGTCACTGGTCAACGTCTCGTACTCCAACTGGTTTGTGGTTTACCATCCGGGTACGACGCTACAACCGCCTATATCAACCAGACCCTTCCCAATTTGGCCACCGCGTGTAGCATGTTGGAATTTGAAGAACATCGTCAAGCGAGACGTGAAGAGCTCTCTATGGCGTTGGTCGCTCTTTCCTCTCCTATCACAGACGCCTCGGGCTGGGTTGACCAGAAGCCCTCGTCTTTCAACCTACCACGTGCtaaatgttag